A genomic segment from Vanacampus margaritifer isolate UIUO_Vmar chromosome 3, RoL_Vmar_1.0, whole genome shotgun sequence encodes:
- the acsl2 gene encoding long-chain-fatty-acid--CoA ligase 6 isoform X3 has translation MFQRGLRIAGNVPCLGFRKPGQPYQWISYTEVAERAQALGSGLLAKGCKPNPEQFVGIFAQNRPEWIITELACYTYSMALVPLYETLGLEAMVHILHLAEISLVVCDREEKAASLLENKEKGSTPKLSCLVLFDDFSEAFVGRARGCQVEVLKLTHLMDLGRQNLKEPLPPQPQDLAVVCFTSGTTGKPKGAMITHGNIASNTSSVIKILEGSFVIRQEDVSISYLPLAHMFERMIQLSMFCHGARVGFYQGDVSLLMDDIKTLKPTFFPVVPRVLNRIYDKILGSVTSPLRRALLHYAVKRKQAELSGGVVRNNSLWDKLVFNRIQANFGGNLRFALTASAPICPTVLSFLRATMGCLIFEGYGQTECTAGCTFSMPGDWTAGHVGAPLPCATVKVVDIPDMNYFAKNGEGEICIRGPSVFRGYLKDPERTAETLDGDGWLHSGDVGQWLPNGTLRIIDRKKHIFKLAQGEYIAPEKIENVYTHCTPVLQVFVHGDSLQSYLVGIVVPDPEVFVAWSRERGFADSYEELCQTPDVKKAVLEDMRAIGKEAGLKSFEQVKEIHLHPETFSVANGLLTPTLKSRRADIRRRFQEQIANMYGKTAV, from the exons GGGTTCTGGTCTGCTGGCTAAAGGCTGCAAGCCCAACCCAGAGCAATTTGTTGGTATATTTGCACAGAACAGACCAGAG TGGATCATTACAGAGTTGGCCTGCTACACTTACTCCATGGCCCTGGTTCCTCTGTATGAGACACTGGGGCTAGAGGCCATGGTCCATATtcttcacctgg CGGAAATCTCCCTGGTGGTGTGCGACCGTGAGGAGAAGGCCGCCTCCCTGTTGGAGAATAAGGAGAAGGGCTCCACTCCCAAACTCTCCTGTCTGGTTCTCTTCGACGACTTCAGCGAGGCCTTCGTCGGGAGGGCGAGGGGTTGCCAGGTGGAGGTTCTTAAACTGACACACCTCATG GATCTGGGAAGGCAGAACCTCAAAGAGCCTTTG CCCCCCCAGCCTCAAGATCTGGCCGTGGTTTGCTTCACTAGTGGAACCACAG GCAAGCCTAAGGGAGCCATGATCACCCACGGCAACATCGCCTCAAACACTTCCTCCGTTATTAAGATCCTGGAG GGATCCTTCGTCATCCGACAAGAAGACGTTTCCATCTCCTACCTGCCGCTGGCACACATGTTTGAGAGGATGATCCAG TTGTCCATGTTCTGCCACGGAGCTCGAGTGGGTTTCTACCAAGGGGACGTTTCCCTCCTGATGGACGACATCAAAACACTCAAGCCAACCTTCTTCCCCGTCGTGCCCCGAGTGCTGAACCGCATCTACGACAAG ATCTTGGGCTCAGTGACGTCTCCGCTGAGGCGAGCTTTGCTTCACTACGCCGTGAAGAGGAAGCAAGCCGAGCTCAGCGGCGGCGTCGTACGCAACAACAGTCTTTGGGACAAACTGGTCTTCAACAGGATTCAG GCCAACTTTGGAGGAAACCTGCGCTTCGCCCTGACCGCGTCGGCGCCCATTTGCCCCACGGTGCTCTCCTTCCTCCGAGCCACGATGGGATGTCTCATCTTTGAAGGCTACGGCCAGACAGAGTGCACGGCGGGATGCACCTTCTCCATGCCGGGAGACTGGACCGCAG GACACGTTGGCGCTCCTCTGCCCTGCGCGACTGTCAAGGTGGTGGACATCCCTGACATGAACTACTTTGCAAAGAACGGAGAGGGCGAG ATCTGTATCCGCGGTCCCAGCGTGTTCCGAGGTTACCTGAAGGACCCCGAAAGGACGGCAGAAACTTTGGACGGCGACGGCTGGCTGCACAGCGGAGACGTGGGCCAGTGGCTTCCG AACGGGACACTGCGCATCATCGACAGGAAGAAGCACATCTTCAAGCTGGCGCAGGGAGAATACATCGCACCGGAGAAGATCGAAAACGTGTACACGCACTGCACGCCGGTGCTCCAGGTCTTTGTGCACGGGGACAGTTTACAG TCTTATCTAGTAGGCATAGTCGTCCCTGACCCCGAGGTGTTCGTTGCCTGGTCCAGGGAGCGAGGATTTGCGGACTCGTATGAAGAACTGTGTCAAACCCCT GACGTGAAGAAGGCAGTGTTGGAGGACATGAGAGCAATTGGGAAGGAGGCGGGCCTCAAATCCTTTGAACAA GTGAAAGAGATCCACTTGCACCCTGAGACGTTCAGCGTGGCCAACGGCCTGCTCACGCCCACGCTCAAGAGCCGACGCGCCGACATCCGCCGGCGGTTCCAGGAGCAGATAGCCAACATGTACGGCAAGACGGCCGTGTGA